A region from the Stygiolobus caldivivus genome encodes:
- a CDS encoding DUF3782 domain-containing protein, with translation MSEKIIEEILNNPQLLSALAEKVYERLKDEMVIKKLDEYGASIRTLQEEVKKLTEAVVTLQEEVKRQGEAIKSLQQAVEKQGEAIVSLQKTVDKHTEAITSLQEEGKKLTEAVLSLQKTVEKQGEAIMSLQGEVKKLTETVDKHGEAIASLQQEVKKLSTEIGGFTMRAGKGIERTILEVYKEALKLHGIDPSKVVHGVIVDDLGIVSKGRAYEVDFYETDDYVYVFEVKNFADEDTLDQIDIRRKLFSAKYPDKRVKVFLVANFILKRVKEELEKEGVEVIYSHIISDY, from the coding sequence ATGAGTGAGAAGATAATTGAGGAGATACTTAATAACCCGCAGTTACTCTCGGCGTTGGCTGAGAAAGTTTATGAGAGGCTTAAGGACGAGATGGTGATAAAGAAGCTCGATGAGTACGGGGCTAGTATAAGGACGTTGCAGGAAGAGGTGAAAAAGCTTACTGAAGCAGTAGTGACACTACAAGAAGAGGTGAAAAGGCAAGGAGAGGCAATAAAGTCTTTACAGCAAGCTGTGGAGAAACAAGGAGAGGCAATAGTATCACTTCAGAAGACCGTGGATAAGCATACTGAGGCAATAACGTCACTCCAAGAAGAAGGGAAGAAGCTTACTGAAGCAGTATTGTCTTTGCAGAAGACTGTAGAGAAACAAGGAGAGGCAATAATGTCTTTACAAGGAGAAGTGAAGAAGCTTACAGAGACTGTGGATAAGCACGGAGAGGCAATAGCATCTCTACAGCAGGAGGTCAAGAAGTTATCGACTGAGATAGGCGGTTTTACTATGAGGGCAGGGAAGGGGATAGAGAGGACGATACTCGAGGTATATAAAGAGGCACTAAAGCTTCACGGAATAGACCCCAGTAAAGTAGTCCACGGGGTTATTGTAGACGATTTAGGCATTGTATCTAAAGGTAGAGCATATGAGGTCGACTTTTACGAGACTGATGATTACGTTTACGTGTTTGAGGTAAAGAACTTCGCTGATGAGGACACCTTAGACCAGATAGATATTAGGAGGAAACTGTTCTCTGCTAAATACCCTGATAAGAGGGTAAAGGTGTTCTTAGTAGCGAACTTCATATTGAAGAGAGTAAAGGAGGAGTTGGAGAAGGAGGGAGTGGAGGTAATCTACTCTCACATTATAAGCGATTATTGA
- a CDS encoding ATP-binding protein yields the protein MRGEDFEVDFVDEKGNRLIQVSYFSSLDELNKSELRSLVKGSEIVGFKDLLVSWDLEDEVGFEGKRI from the coding sequence TTGAGGGGAGAAGACTTCGAAGTGGACTTTGTGGACGAAAAGGGGAATAGGTTAATTCAAGTCTCTTATTTCTCTTCATTAGACGAGTTAAACAAGAGTGAATTGAGGTCATTAGTAAAGGGGAGTGAGATAGTAGGGTTTAAAGACCTCCTTGTAAGTTGGGACTTGGAAGACGAGGTGGGTTTTGAGGGTAAGAGAATTTAG
- a CDS encoding DUF4143 domain-containing protein, translating to MRSKGVEINLYSTKSTSNIERELEDYLREGGFPEALTLGKRIIPSIYNDIITKGVIGRYEIREVTSSNNLPFPSQKYYSTEVSVRKLANLTKLSTTTVEEWINAIQESYLLFFIKRYSRSPKQFNNQRKVYVVDPGIVNYVAPFSYGGLMENVVVIHLLRKDQLEGGELFEGRRLRSGLCGRKGE from the coding sequence TTGAGGTCTAAAGGGGTCGAGATAAATCTCTACTCTACTAAGTCGACCTCTAACATAGAGAGGGAGTTGGAGGACTATTTGAGGGAAGGGGGTTTCCCGGAAGCCCTTACCCTAGGTAAGAGGATTATCCCTTCAATTTATAACGACATCATAACTAAGGGCGTGATAGGGAGGTATGAAATTAGGGAGGTGACTAGTTCAAACAATTTGCCGTTTCCATCACAAAAATACTACTCTACCGAAGTCTCAGTAAGGAAATTGGCAAACTTAACGAAGCTAAGCACTACTACTGTTGAGGAATGGATTAACGCAATCCAAGAGTCCTACCTCCTTTTCTTCATAAAAAGATATAGCAGGAGCCCTAAACAGTTCAATAACCAGAGAAAAGTCTATGTAGTAGACCCGGGGATAGTGAACTATGTCGCACCTTTCTCTTACGGTGGTCTCATGGAAAACGTAGTTGTAATACACTTGTTAAGGAAGGACCAGCTAGAGGGGGGTGAGCTATTTGAGGGGAGAAGACTTCGAAGTGGACTTTGTGGACGAAAAGGGGAATAG
- a CDS encoding AAA family ATPase — protein MVKGKNFAYVDFSDDRLAGFNDFDSLTRAFYKLYGDFEYVVIDEPQYVKGWGLFVNRLRSVIVTWSSSSLLSGELSTALTGRHVDLTLFPFSFEV, from the coding sequence CTGGTTAAGGGGAAGAACTTCGCGTACGTAGACTTCAGCGACGATAGGCTAGCAGGGTTTAACGACTTCGACTCGTTAACAAGGGCTTTTTATAAACTTTACGGTGATTTCGAATACGTCGTTATAGATGAGCCCCAGTACGTTAAGGGCTGGGGGTTATTTGTAAACAGGTTAAGGAGCGTAATAGTCACCTGGAGTAGTTCAAGTCTACTTTCCGGTGAACTATCTACTGCGTTGACCGGGAGACACGTGGACTTGACCCTCTTTCCATTTTCATTTGAGGTCTAA
- a CDS encoding transcriptional regulator → MEIERLIKLLKDNKELNVGVRLGILLGLYYTRSAWFKELLEATRLNKAELYQHLKVLSKSGYIEMKYIPTVEGKRLKVFITKKGDEVVKEVLELLK, encoded by the coding sequence GTGGAGATAGAGAGGTTAATAAAACTATTGAAGGACAATAAGGAGTTAAACGTCGGGGTCAGGCTGGGGATCCTTTTAGGCTTATACTATACGAGGTCTGCCTGGTTTAAGGAATTGTTGGAGGCAACGAGGTTAAACAAGGCTGAACTCTATCAGCACCTTAAGGTACTGAGTAAGAGCGGGTATATAGAGATGAAGTACATCCCTACAGTAGAAGGTAAGAGGTTGAAAGTATTCATAACTAAAAAGGGTGACGAGGTAGTAAAGGAGGTACTTGAACTGCTAAAGTAG